AGGCCGGGCTGAGCGAGAGCGAGCGCGAGCGCATCAGCGACTTCGCCGTGCGCCAGAACCTCACCACGCTGCGCAATCGCGTCAACCAGCTGGGCGTCGCCGAGCCGCTGGTGCAGCGACAGGGCGAGGACCGCATCGTGGTGCAGCTGCCCGGCGTGCAGGACACCACCCGCGTCAAGGATCTGCTCGGCGCCACCGCGACGCTGGAGTACCGCGCCGTCGACCAGGATGGCGATGCCCAGCGGGCCGCGCGTACCGGCTCGGTGCCCTTCGGCAGCGAGCTCTTCTATTCCCGCGACGGGCGGCCGGTGCTGCTCAAGCGCGAGGTCATCGCCAGCGGCAATCAGCTGGTCGACGCCCAGTCCACGATCGATCAGGAATCCGGCACGCCGGCGGTATCGGTCACCCTGGACGGCACCGGCGCCAAGCGGATGTTCGAGTTCACGCAGCAGAACGTCGGCAATCCGATGGCGGTGCTGTACCGCGAGACCGAGGTCGTCACCACCTACAACGCCAAGGGCGAGCCCATCCGCGAGACCAACGAGGTCGAGGAGGTCATCTCCATCGCGACCATCCGCGGCGTCTTCGGCAAGCGTTTCCAGACCACCGGCCTGACCAGTAACGAGGCGCACGATCTGGCGCTGCTGCTGCGCTCCGGCGCGCTGGCAGCGCCCATCATGATCGTCGAGGAGCGCACCGTCGGCCCGAGCCTGGGTGCCGACAACATCGCGCAGGGCCAGCTGGCCGCGGTCGCCGGCCTGATCGCGGTGCTGCTGTTCATGGCGGTGTACTACCGCGTGTTCGGGCTCCTCGCCAACGTGGCGCTGGTGTTCAACCTGATGCTGATCGTGGCGGCGATGTCGCTGATCCAGGCCACGCTGACCATGCCGGGCATCGCCGGCATCGTGCTGACCCTGGGCATGGCAGTGGACGCCAACGTGCTGATCTACGAGCGCATCCGCGAGGAGATCTACCGCGGCACGCCGGCACTGCAGGCCATCGACGCCGGCTACGACCGCGCCTTCCTGACCATCGCGGACTCGCAGATCACCACGCTGATCGCGGCCGTGGTGCTGTTCGCGCTCGGCTCGGGTCCGGTCAAGGGCTTCGCCGTGACGCTGTCCATTGGTATCGCCACGTCGATGTTCACCGCCATCGTCGCGACCCGCGCGCTGGTACACATCGTCTACGGCCGGCGCGCGCGCATGGCCGACCTGCCCATCTAGTCGAGGTTCGCCGTGCGTCTGTTCAAAAGCTACCCCGACGTCGACTTCATGCGTCTCCGGCGTCCCGCCGGACTGTTCTCGATCGCGCTGCTGCTCGCCTGCGTCGTGCTGCTGGTCACGCGCGGACTGAATCCGGGCATCGACTTCAGCGGCGGCGTGCTGGTCGAGCTCGGCTATCCCGAATCGGTGGAGCTGTCGACCGTGCGCGAGGCGCTGGCCGAAGCCGAGCTGGGTTCCGCCAGCGTGCAGTACTTCGGCACGCAGACCGACGTGCTGGTGCGCATGGCACCGGAGGACACCGAGAACACCGCCGAGATCAGCGAGCGCGTGCTCAATGCGCTGCGCGCCGTCGGGCAGGATCCCGAGGTGCGCCGCATCGAGTTCGTGGGCGCCGCGGTCGGCGACGAGCTGGCCGTCGACGGCGCACTGGCTGCGCTGTTCGCGCTCATCGGCATCCTGATCTACGTGGCCTTCCGCTTCGAGTGGAAGTTCGCGGTCGGCGCCATCGCCGCCACCGCGCACGACGCCATCGTGGTGCTGGGCTGGTTCTCGCTGCTCGGTCTCGAGTTCGATCTCACCGTGCTGGCGGCCGTGCTCGCCACCATCGGCTATTCGCTCAACGACACCATCGTGGTCTACGACCGCGTGCGCGAAACCTTCCTGGACCTGCGTCGCAGCGAGCCGGTGGATGTCATCAACACCGCGGTCAACCAGACCCTGGCGCGCACCATCGTCACCAGCGGCACGACCCTTCTGGTGCTGTTCGCGCTGTTCTTCTTCGGTGGCAGCGTGGTGCACAACTTCAGCGTCGCGCTGATCGTCGGCATCCTGGTGGGCACCTACTCGTCGATCTTCATCGCCAGCGGCATCCTGCCCGCGCTCGGCGTCAAGCACGAGGATCTGCTGCCGCCCCAGGACGACGACGAAGTCGACCAGATGCCCTAGCAGTGGGGTCTCCGGAAACGCTTCGGAACCACCGATTTCACGGATTGAGGGGATTGTCGACTGGTGGCGCTGACAAGGTCAGCGCCACCAGGGCCGAAGGAATCCGTGTGAATCCGTGGTTCGAGCTTCAGCCGGCCGAAGGCTCGACGCTGTCCGCCAGCAGCCGGCCCAGCGCCGAGTGCACGGCGAGGTTGCCGGCGAGCACGTTGCCGGTGTCCATGACGTCCTTGCGGCCGTAGAGCTCGGTGACGGTGCCGCCGGCCTCGCGCACCAGCAGCACGCCGGCGGCGATGTCCCAGGGCTTCAGTGCCGTCTCCCAGAATCCGTCCAGCCGCCCGCGGGCGACCCAGGCGAGGTCGAGCGCGGCAGAGCCGGCGCGCCGGATGCCGGCGGTGGCGTTGAGCACCGCGCCCATCTGCGGCAGGTAGCGCTGCACGCGGTCCTCGTCGCGGAAGGGCGCGCCGGTGCCGATCAGGCTGCGCTCCAGACTGTCGGTACGCGAGACGCGGATGCGCCGCGCATTGCACTGCGCGCCACCGCCCGCCGTGGCGGTGTAGAGGTCATTGCTGTTGGGATCGTAGATCACGCCGTGCGCGAGCTTGCCGCGGTAGGTGATGCCGATCGACACCGCGTAGTGCGGGATGCCGTGCAGGAAGTTGGTGGTGCCGTCGAGCGGATCGATGATCCATACCGTCTCGGCGTCGGCCTTGCCGGATGTGCCGCCTTCCTCGCCGAGCACGCCGTGATCCGGATAGTAGCGCCGGACGATGCGCGTGATCTCGGCCTCGGCGGCGCGATCGACCTCGGACACGAAGTCGCTCTTGCCCTTGGCCGTGACCGTCAGCCGGTCGGTCTGGTGCGCGTGGCGCAGAATGATGTGTCCCGCGGCGCGTGCTGCCTGCACCGCCACATTGACCAATGGATGCACGGATAGAGACCGATGAAAGAGCCGCAAACGGGCGCGCAGCATAGCAAAAGCGGCCTGTCACCCCTGGATTCGCTGCGCGTGGTGCTGGTGCGCACGCAGCATCCGGGCAATGTCGGTGCCACCGCGCGCGCCATGAAGACCATGGGCCTGCGCGATCTCGTGCTGGTCGCGCCGCAGCGCCCGCCCGACGATCGCAGCCGGGCCATGGCCAGCGGCGCGCTCGACGTGCTGGAGCACATGCGCATCGTCGAGACGCTGCCCGAGGCGCTGGCCGACTGCGCCACCGCGGTCGGCGTGTCGGCGCGCCGGCGCGGCATCTCGGTGGCGGTGCACGATGCCCGCAACTGGGCGACCGACTGGGCGCGCGGTGCCGCCGACGCACGCACCGCGCTGGTCTTCGGCGCGGAGCGCACCGGCCTGACCAACGCGGAGCTGGCCCTCTGCCAGCAGGCCGTGCAGATCCCGGCCGACCCCGACTACGCCTCGCTCAATCTCGCCCAGGCCGTCCAGGTGCTGGCCTACGAGGCGCGCATGGCGGCCGTCGGCGGACTGCGCGGCTCGCGCGGCAGGCAGCCGGCCGATCACGCCACCATGGAAGGGGTGTACGCCCATCTAGAGGACATGCTGGTGGAGGTCGGCTTCCTCGACCCCGCCAATCCGCGCCATCTCATGCGGCGTCTGCGCCGCCTGCTGGCAAGAGCCACGCCGGATCCGGTCGAGGCGAACATCCTGCGCGGCATCTTCAGCGCCGTGCAGAAGCGGCTGCGGTAGCGCCCGTCACTGCGGGAACCGCGGCAGGGCTGGGGACAGTATATTTATTTCCTGTCGCATCGGAGCCAGCGCAGCCAACTTCGCAGGAAATAAATATACTGTCCCCTTAATGGGCGGATTCCCACGGATTATGGGGTTCTGGTGTGCGCTGACTGTGTCAGCGCCACCAGTGAACAATCCCCTACATCCGTGACATCTGTGGTTCTAGCGCTTTTGCGCCCGCGGCGATCCGCCCGCCGCCCCGCACACGCTCTAGAATGCGCGGTCCCCCTCCCCGAGGAGTCAGCATGTTCCGGACCATGCGCGAGGATATCCAGAGCGTCTTCGACCGCGATCCCGCGGCACGCAACGTCTGGGAAGTCCTGACCTGCTATCCGGGGCTTAAGGCGCTCTGGGGGCACCGCATCAGTCACTGGCTGTGGCGGCACGGCCTGCGCTGGCTGGCGCGCATGAATTCGCAGCTGGCGCGCTTCCTCACCGGCATCGAGATCCACCCGGGTGCGCGCATCGGGCGGCACTTCTTCATCGACCACGGCATGGGGGTGGTGATCGGCGAGACCGCCGACATCGGCGACAACGTCACCCTGTACCACCAGGTCACGCTTGGTGGCACGACGTGGGACGCCGGCAAGCGGCATCCGACGCTGGAGGACAACGTGGTGGTCGGCGCCGGGGCCAAGGTCCTGGGGCCGATCACCGTCGGCGTCGGCGCGCGCGTGGGATCGAACTCGGTGGTCGTGCGCGACGTGCCCGCCGCCGCCACCGTTGTGGGCATTCCCGCACGCGTGGTGTCGAAGGCGCGCGAGCCCAGCGAGCGCGTCGCGGCGCTGGCCGCGCGCATGGGCTTCGATGCCTACGGCCTCTCGCGCGACATGCCGGACCCGGTGGCCGACGCCCTCAACGCCATGCTCGACCACATGCAGACGCTCGACGAGCGCGTCATCGCGCTGTGCGACACGCTCGCCAGGCGCGGCGAGGAAGCGCCGCCGGCCGACATCGAGCCCATCGAGAAGCCCGAGTTCTGCCGTGAGCAGGAGGAGCAGACCGAGGCCGGCGCGCAGGATGACGACAAGGAATCCGGCGGGCGCGGCGCTGTCTGATCGGTGAGGTGCAGGCGCGGGGAACGGTGAACCGCATATTGCGCGGATTCAAAAGCGCTAGAACCACAGATTTCACGGATGTAGGGGATTGTTCACTGGTGGCGCTGACAAAGTCAGCGCACACCAGAGACCAATAATCTGTGGGAATCTGTGTAATCTGCGGTTCCCTGTTTTCCATTCTGCGGAATCTGCAGTCGCCCTTCCGGCCGGCCCAGGCTCGAGTTCGCCAGGAGCACTGATGCCCGTCTACTTCGACCACAACGCCACCACGCCGCTGCACCCCGAGGCGCTCGAGGCAATGCAGCCGCATCTGACCCGGCCCTTCGGCAACCCGGCCAGCGTGCATCGCTTCGGGCGCGCCGCGCACGCCGCGGTGCAGCGCGCGCGCGACGAGGTCGCTGCGCTGCTGGGCTGTCGCGCCACCGAGGTGGTGTTCACCAGCGGCGGCACCGAGTCCGACAACCTCGCGGTCAAGGGCGTGGCGGCCGCGCAGCCGGGTCGTGCGGTGCTCTATGGCGCCACCGAGCACCCCGCGGTGCTGGAGGCCGCCGAGGCGCTCCGCGCGACCGGCACGCCGGTCGAGGTCATTCCGGTGGGCACCGACGGTCATCCCGACTGGCAGTGGCTGGAGGCGCGGCTGGTGCACGGCGACGTGGCGCTGGTCTGCCTGATGGCGGCCAACAACGAGACCGGCGTCGTCCAGGACATCGCCCGCGCCGCGCGGCTCGCCCACGCCCACGACGCACTGCTGCATGTCGATGCGGTGCAGGCCGCCGGCAAGATGCCGCTCGACTTCGCGGGCGTCGACATCGACCTGCTGGCCGTTTCGGCCCACAAGCTCTTCGGCCCGCGCGGCGTCGGGGCGCTGATCGTGCGCGCCGGCGTCACCGTGCAGCCGCTGCACCACGGCGGCGGCCACGAGGACAACCTGCGCAGCGGCACCCTCAACGCGCCCGGCATCGTCGGTTTCGGCGCCGCCTGCCGGCTCGCGCAGCAGGGCATGGCGGAGCGCGATGCGCATTGCCGGGCGCTGCGGGACCGGCTCGAGGCCGGCCTGGGCGCCATGGACAACGTCACGATCTTCGCGCGGGAGCAGGAACGTCTGGCCAATACCTGCCAGTTCGCGCTGCACGGCTTCGACGGCGAGGCCATGGTCATGGCCTTCGACCGCGAAGGCTTCGCGGTGTCGTCAGGGTCGGCCTGCCACAGCGAGCACGGCGCACCCAGCCACGTGCTGATGGGCATGGGCATCGAGCACGACCTCGCCAAGGCGGCGGTGCGGGTCAGCGTGGGGCCGGACAACACCGAAGCCGATATCGACAACCTCCTGGCCGCGCTGTCGCGGATCCGGGAAACCCCGATGGCGGCGGTGGCAGCGGTCTGACGCGGTGACCATCTACCTCGACCACGCCGCAACCACGCCGCTGGCGTCCGAAGCCTGGGCAGTCATGCGCGCGCACCTGGCGCCGGGCGCGGAACACGCCAATGCGGCGTCCGACCACGCCCCGGGCGCGCGCGCCGCCGAGGCGGTCGCCGCCGCGCGCGCGCAGGTGGCGGCACTGATCGGCGCCCGACCCGACGAGATCGTGTTCACCTCGGGTGCCACCGAGGCCGACAACCTCGCGCTCAAGGGCAGCCTGGACTATCTGGGCGGTGGTCACGTCGTGACCACCCGCATCGAGCACAAGGCCGTGCTCGATGTCGCGCAGCATCTGGAGACGCTCGGCACGCCGGTGACGCGCGTGGCGCCCGGGGCCGACGGGCGGGTCACCGCCGAGGCGGTGGCCGCGGCCATGCGCCCGGACACCGCGCTGGTCTCGGTAATGTGGGTCAACAACGAGACCGGCGCCGTCAATCCGGTGCCCGAGATCGCGCGGCTGTGCGCCGAGCGCGCGGTCCGCTTCCACACCGACGCCGCTCAGGCGGCCGGACGCGTGCCCATCGATGTCGGCGCCGTGCCGGTCTCGCTCCTCAGCCTGTCGGCGCACAAGTGCTACGGGCCCCAGGGCATCGGCGCGCTCTACGTCCGCCGCCGGCCGCGGGCGCGCGTGACCCCGCAGCAGCACGGCGGCGGGCACGAGCAGGGCATGCGCTCGGGCACGCTGCCCACGCACCAGATCGCCGGCTTCGGCGCTGCCGCCGCGCTCGCCGCCGCGCGGGTGGATGCCGACGCCGCCCATGCCCGCGCGCTGGCGGATCGCCTGCGCGCGGGCCTCGCGCCGCTGCCGGGCCTCCTGGTCAACGGCGACCCGGCAGTGTGTGTGCCGCACATCGTCAACATCGGATTCGATCGCGTGCACGGCGAGGCGCTGCGCGCGGCCACCGCCGAGCTGGCGGTGGCCTCGGGGTCGGCGTGCTCGGCGGCGGCCGCCGAGTCGAGCTACGTGCTGCGCGCGCTCGGTCGCGACGACCGGCAGGCCGGCGCCGCGCTGCGCATCTCGACCGGCCGAGACACGACCCTCGCGCAGATCGATCGCGCCGTGGCCGTGATCGGCGAAGCGGTGACGCGTCTGCGCGCGATCGCGGCATGAGCGCATCCGCGGCGATCGGGCCGGAACGCTACCCGCCGGCGGTGTGGCAGCGCTTCGCCGCGCCCGCGCACGCCGGTGCCCCTCCGGAAGCGGTGAGCGCCTGCGCCCGCGATGCGGCGCATCAGCTCGAGATCGGCTTCCACGCCGGGGCCCGGGGCGTGCGCTTCAGCGCCGTGGGATGCCCGACCACCATCGCCGTGGCCGACTATTGCGCCGAGATCTGGAGCGCGGCCGGCGAGCCGCCATCGACGCAGGCTATCGTCGATGCCCTTGAAATCGCGGAAGACCGTCGCCACTGTGTGCGGTTGTGCGAGGATGCCGTTCGCGCGCTGCAGGCGCGCATGGCCGAATCGCCATCCCGCGAAGTTCACCGGAACAGGCAGGCATCATGAGCATCTCCGTCACCCAGGCCGCAGCAGACCGCATCCGCCGTCAGCTTGCCGAGCGCGGGCAGGGCATAGGCCTGCGCGTGGGCGTGACCACGACCGGCTGCTCGGGCAACGCCTACAAGCTCGACTACGCCGACGAGATCGGTGAGCACGACGTCACCTTCGAGGAGAACGGCGCCACCGTGGTGGTCGCCAGGCGCGATCTCCCCATGCTGGACGGCCTGCGCGTCGATTTCCGGCGCGAGGGGCTGAACGAGGTCTACCGCTTCGACAACCCCAATGCCACCGGGCTCTGTGGCTGCGGCGAGAGCTTCCACTACCAGGAAGAGAACGCCGCGACCTGATTCGGCCCGGCCGCCGCCGGGAACGCCCCGCTCGGCTGGTGGTCCATGCGGGGCACGGTTAGAATGGCGGGCTTTGTCGGATGCGCCGGTACCGGCCGTGTCCCCCCGCACTATCCCTAACCTGGAGTTCCTTGCATGGCGGTCGAACGCACCCTTTCCATCATCAAGCCCGACGCGGTGGCGGCCAACGTCATCGGCGAGATCTACAGCCGCTTCGAGCAGGCCGGCCTGAAGATCGTCGCGGCGCGCATGCTGCACCTGACCCGCAGCGAGGCGGAGGGTTTCTACGAGGTGCACCGCGAGCGGCCGTTCTTCACCGATCTGGTCAACTTCATGGTCAGCGGTCCCGTGGTCGTGCAGGTGCTGGAAGGCGAGGACGCGGTGTCGCGCAACCGCGAGATCATGGGCGCCACCAACCCCAAGGAAGCCGCCCAGGGCACGATCCGCGCCGACTACGCGCAGTCCATCGACGAGAACGCCGTGCACGGCTCGGACAGCGCCGAGAACGCCGCGCGCGAGATCGCCTACTTCTTCCGCGCCACCGAGATCGCGCCGCGTACGCGATAGGGCCATCGTGAGCGGCGACACCATCAATCTGTTCGGGCACGATCGCGCCGGTCTGCGCGACGTGCTCGACGGCATGGGCGAGAAGCCCTTCCGTGCGGACCAGATCATGCAGTGGATCTACCGCCACGGCGTCGCCGATTTCGAGGCCATGACCAACATCTCGCGCCCGCTGCGGGCGCGACTCGCCGAGCACTGCACGGTGGACGCCCCCGAGGTGCTGGCGCACCAGGAATCCACCGACGGCACCCGCAAGTGGGTGCTGCGCGTGGGCGAGACGGCCGACGGCCAGGCCGTGGAGACCGTCTTCATCCCGGAAGGGCAGCGCGGCAGCGAGCGTTACCGCGGCACCCTGTGCATCAGCAGCCAGGTGGGCTGCGCCATGGACTGCAGCTTCTGCTCCACCGGCAAGCAGGGACTGTCGCGCAACCTCACCGCGGCCGAGATCGTCGCCCAGCTCTGGTTCGCCGCGCACGCGCTCGGCGGCAGCGGCGACCTGCACAACCAGCGCGCCATCACCAACGTGGTGTTCATGGGCATGGGCGAGCCGCTGGCCAACTACCAGGCC
Above is a window of Algiphilus sp. DNA encoding:
- the secD gene encoding protein translocase subunit SecD; the protein is MKPFAVWKYLILAVALVAGAVYALPNLFGQDPAIQVSRTDDTAVSGQVAQRVDEALAEEGLAVRSAREVDGQYMVRMASSDDQLAAAELLRPMLGRDFVVALNMASRTPGWLLEIGAQPMNLGLDLRGGVHFLLEVDIPAALDSAAERYLTDLPAYLRTENIRYSGRKLEDGTVTLEFANVERRDAAADALRGEFAELAIETQDGPPRIEAGLSESERERISDFAVRQNLTTLRNRVNQLGVAEPLVQRQGEDRIVVQLPGVQDTTRVKDLLGATATLEYRAVDQDGDAQRAARTGSVPFGSELFYSRDGRPVLLKREVIASGNQLVDAQSTIDQESGTPAVSVTLDGTGAKRMFEFTQQNVGNPMAVLYRETEVVTTYNAKGEPIRETNEVEEVISIATIRGVFGKRFQTTGLTSNEAHDLALLLRSGALAAPIMIVEERTVGPSLGADNIAQGQLAAVAGLIAVLLFMAVYYRVFGLLANVALVFNLMLIVAAMSLIQATLTMPGIAGIVLTLGMAVDANVLIYERIREEIYRGTPALQAIDAGYDRAFLTIADSQITTLIAAVVLFALGSGPVKGFAVTLSIGIATSMFTAIVATRALVHIVYGRRARMADLPI
- the secF gene encoding protein translocase subunit SecF; the encoded protein is MRLRRPAGLFSIALLLACVVLLVTRGLNPGIDFSGGVLVELGYPESVELSTVREALAEAELGSASVQYFGTQTDVLVRMAPEDTENTAEISERVLNALRAVGQDPEVRRIEFVGAAVGDELAVDGALAALFALIGILIYVAFRFEWKFAVGAIAATAHDAIVVLGWFSLLGLEFDLTVLAAVLATIGYSLNDTIVVYDRVRETFLDLRRSEPVDVINTAVNQTLARTIVTSGTTLLVLFALFFFGGSVVHNFSVALIVGILVGTYSSIFIASGILPALGVKHEDLLPPQDDDEVDQMP
- a CDS encoding inositol monophosphatase family protein → MLRARLRLFHRSLSVHPLVNVAVQAARAAGHIILRHAHQTDRLTVTAKGKSDFVSEVDRAAEAEITRIVRRYYPDHGVLGEEGGTSGKADAETVWIIDPLDGTTNFLHGIPHYAVSIGITYRGKLAHGVIYDPNSNDLYTATAGGGAQCNARRIRVSRTDSLERSLIGTGAPFRDEDRVQRYLPQMGAVLNATAGIRRAGSAALDLAWVARGRLDGFWETALKPWDIAAGVLLVREAGGTVTELYGRKDVMDTGNVLAGNLAVHSALGRLLADSVEPSAG
- a CDS encoding RNA methyltransferase, whose amino-acid sequence is MKEPQTGAQHSKSGLSPLDSLRVVLVRTQHPGNVGATARAMKTMGLRDLVLVAPQRPPDDRSRAMASGALDVLEHMRIVETLPEALADCATAVGVSARRRGISVAVHDARNWATDWARGAADARTALVFGAERTGLTNAELALCQQAVQIPADPDYASLNLAQAVQVLAYEARMAAVGGLRGSRGRQPADHATMEGVYAHLEDMLVEVGFLDPANPRHLMRRLRRLLARATPDPVEANILRGIFSAVQKRLR
- the cysE gene encoding serine O-acetyltransferase gives rise to the protein MFRTMREDIQSVFDRDPAARNVWEVLTCYPGLKALWGHRISHWLWRHGLRWLARMNSQLARFLTGIEIHPGARIGRHFFIDHGMGVVIGETADIGDNVTLYHQVTLGGTTWDAGKRHPTLEDNVVVGAGAKVLGPITVGVGARVGSNSVVVRDVPAAATVVGIPARVVSKAREPSERVAALAARMGFDAYGLSRDMPDPVADALNAMLDHMQTLDERVIALCDTLARRGEEAPPADIEPIEKPEFCREQEEQTEAGAQDDDKESGGRGAV
- a CDS encoding cysteine desulfurase family protein; the protein is MPVYFDHNATTPLHPEALEAMQPHLTRPFGNPASVHRFGRAAHAAVQRARDEVAALLGCRATEVVFTSGGTESDNLAVKGVAAAQPGRAVLYGATEHPAVLEAAEALRATGTPVEVIPVGTDGHPDWQWLEARLVHGDVALVCLMAANNETGVVQDIARAARLAHAHDALLHVDAVQAAGKMPLDFAGVDIDLLAVSAHKLFGPRGVGALIVRAGVTVQPLHHGGGHEDNLRSGTLNAPGIVGFGAACRLAQQGMAERDAHCRALRDRLEAGLGAMDNVTIFAREQERLANTCQFALHGFDGEAMVMAFDREGFAVSSGSACHSEHGAPSHVLMGMGIEHDLAKAAVRVSVGPDNTEADIDNLLAALSRIRETPMAAVAAV
- a CDS encoding aminotransferase class V-fold PLP-dependent enzyme codes for the protein MTIYLDHAATTPLASEAWAVMRAHLAPGAEHANAASDHAPGARAAEAVAAARAQVAALIGARPDEIVFTSGATEADNLALKGSLDYLGGGHVVTTRIEHKAVLDVAQHLETLGTPVTRVAPGADGRVTAEAVAAAMRPDTALVSVMWVNNETGAVNPVPEIARLCAERAVRFHTDAAQAAGRVPIDVGAVPVSLLSLSAHKCYGPQGIGALYVRRRPRARVTPQQHGGGHEQGMRSGTLPTHQIAGFGAAAALAAARVDADAAHARALADRLRAGLAPLPGLLVNGDPAVCVPHIVNIGFDRVHGEALRAATAELAVASGSACSAAAAESSYVLRALGRDDRQAGAALRISTGRDTTLAQIDRAVAVIGEAVTRLRAIAA
- a CDS encoding iron-sulfur cluster assembly accessory protein, which produces MSISVTQAAADRIRRQLAERGQGIGLRVGVTTTGCSGNAYKLDYADEIGEHDVTFEENGATVVVARRDLPMLDGLRVDFRREGLNEVYRFDNPNATGLCGCGESFHYQEENAAT
- the ndk gene encoding nucleoside-diphosphate kinase — its product is MAVERTLSIIKPDAVAANVIGEIYSRFEQAGLKIVAARMLHLTRSEAEGFYEVHRERPFFTDLVNFMVSGPVVVQVLEGEDAVSRNREIMGATNPKEAAQGTIRADYAQSIDENAVHGSDSAENAAREIAYFFRATEIAPRTR